A region from the Amycolatopsis camponoti genome encodes:
- a CDS encoding nuclear transport factor 2 family protein, with translation MSTETYRRAAEAGDVDLAMTAFAPDAVLHSPLTSRVRFTGHAQLRPLIEVAYAHLSDIRFHTDVGDERTRVVVYTGRIGGEPIEEATLVRLDSDGLIEEATLFVRTLPGLVALMDRFGPDLARKNGRPAVARVLGVLVKPLLAMVRSGDRHAVPLVSARRQPG, from the coding sequence ATGAGCACCGAGACCTATCGTCGCGCGGCCGAAGCGGGCGACGTCGACCTGGCGATGACGGCGTTCGCGCCGGACGCCGTCCTGCATTCGCCGCTCACCTCGCGGGTGCGGTTCACCGGCCACGCGCAGCTGCGGCCGCTGATCGAGGTGGCGTACGCGCACCTTTCGGACATCCGCTTCCACACCGACGTCGGCGACGAGCGGACGCGGGTGGTGGTCTACACCGGACGGATCGGCGGCGAGCCGATCGAAGAGGCGACGCTGGTGCGCCTCGACTCCGACGGGCTGATCGAAGAGGCGACGCTGTTCGTGCGGACGTTGCCGGGCCTGGTGGCGCTGATGGACCGGTTCGGGCCGGACCTCGCCCGGAAGAACGGGCGGCCGGCGGTGGCGCGGGTGCTGGGCGTGCTGGTGAAGCCGCTGCTGGCGATGGTCCGCTCGGGTGACCGGCACGCGGTCCCGCTGGTCAGCGCTCGCCGTCAGCCGGGGTGA
- a CDS encoding DegT/DnrJ/EryC1/StrS family aminotransferase, whose amino-acid sequence MSTDSIALGQPTVGEEELAAVAEVFRSGWLAGAGPACRRFEERFAQVTGTAHALTTANCGSALFLGLKVLGVRPGDEVIVGDYTFPATGHAVVQAGATPVFADIRPDVFSADPAHVESLITPKTVGILAVDVAGQPGDFDEYRAIADKHGLWLFEDAACAAGATYKTRPAGSLADLAAFSFHGRKGITAGEGGALVSDREDLIAHARKLHTYGIEPAISREGSNTLPIPEFHELGYNFRMSDVQAAIMNVQLDRLPDLLASRRSVAKRYHEAFADVDALTVPVELPDREHPWQAYLLTVAPEVSRDTLALRIRETGVQCNFGTYASHLQPIYGPQAPLPVSADAFARQLAIPMHANLTDAEVTRVGEVVREAVQSLS is encoded by the coding sequence ATGTCGACCGACAGCATTGCCCTTGGTCAGCCGACCGTGGGTGAAGAGGAGCTCGCCGCCGTCGCCGAGGTCTTCCGGTCCGGCTGGCTGGCCGGCGCCGGACCGGCGTGCCGCCGCTTCGAAGAGCGGTTCGCCCAGGTCACCGGCACCGCGCACGCGTTGACGACCGCGAACTGCGGTTCGGCGCTCTTCCTCGGGCTCAAGGTCTTGGGCGTGCGGCCGGGCGACGAGGTCATCGTCGGCGACTACACGTTCCCGGCCACCGGCCACGCCGTCGTGCAGGCCGGCGCGACCCCGGTGTTCGCCGACATCCGCCCGGACGTCTTCAGCGCGGACCCGGCGCACGTCGAGTCCCTGATCACCCCGAAGACCGTCGGCATCCTCGCCGTCGACGTCGCCGGCCAGCCGGGCGACTTCGACGAATACCGCGCGATCGCCGACAAGCACGGCCTCTGGCTGTTCGAGGACGCCGCGTGCGCCGCCGGCGCGACGTACAAGACACGCCCGGCGGGCAGCCTCGCCGACCTCGCCGCGTTCTCCTTCCACGGCCGCAAGGGCATCACCGCGGGCGAAGGCGGCGCGCTGGTCTCCGACCGCGAAGACCTCATCGCGCACGCCCGCAAGCTGCACACCTACGGCATCGAGCCGGCGATCAGCCGCGAAGGCTCGAACACGCTGCCGATCCCGGAGTTCCACGAGCTCGGCTACAACTTCCGCATGTCGGACGTCCAGGCCGCGATCATGAACGTCCAGCTCGACCGGCTGCCGGATCTCCTCGCTTCACGTCGCTCGGTCGCGAAGCGCTACCACGAGGCCTTCGCGGACGTCGACGCGCTGACCGTCCCGGTGGAACTGCCCGATCGCGAGCACCCGTGGCAGGCCTACCTGCTCACGGTGGCGCCCGAGGTCAGCCGCGACACCCTCGCGCTGCGCATCCGCGAAACGGGCGTGCAGTGCAACTTCGGCACCTACGCCTCGCACCTGCAGCCGATCTACGGTCCCCAGGCCCCGCTGCCCGTCTCGGCGGACGCGTTCGCGCGTCAGCTCGCGATCCCGATGCACGCCAACCTCACCGACGCCGAAGTCACCCGCGTCGGCGAGGTTGTGCGCGAAGCCGTGCAGTCCCTGTCCTGA
- a CDS encoding TetR/AcrR family transcriptional regulator, with protein MSGKRLTREARRERILAAAGSVFASAGYDAAGMREVAAAAGISTPVLYDHFPAKAELYAALLESEVDGLLAGWGALPPSDDPEVLLRGRVSAIFAWIENHERGWRMIFAETPSDPAVASVHRRGQERATATLAALFHGVPLDLTARIPRPLADEVLAEAAKSALNAIATWWWRHREIPRDEVVALTVDLLWRGLAALIEGER; from the coding sequence ATGTCAGGTAAGCGGTTGACGCGGGAAGCGCGGCGCGAGCGGATCCTCGCCGCGGCCGGCTCGGTGTTCGCGTCGGCGGGCTACGACGCGGCCGGGATGCGCGAGGTGGCGGCGGCCGCCGGGATCAGCACGCCGGTGCTCTACGACCACTTCCCGGCGAAGGCGGAGCTGTACGCGGCGCTCCTGGAGTCCGAAGTGGACGGATTGCTGGCCGGCTGGGGAGCACTCCCGCCGTCGGACGACCCGGAAGTGCTGCTGCGCGGCCGCGTCTCGGCGATCTTCGCGTGGATCGAGAACCACGAGCGGGGCTGGCGGATGATCTTCGCGGAGACGCCGTCGGACCCGGCGGTCGCGTCGGTGCACCGCCGCGGCCAGGAACGGGCGACGGCCACCCTGGCGGCGCTGTTCCACGGCGTGCCACTGGACCTCACGGCCCGCATCCCGCGCCCGCTGGCCGACGAGGTGCTGGCGGAGGCGGCGAAGAGCGCGTTGAACGCGATCGCGACGTGGTGGTGGCGCCACCGCGAAATCCCGCGTGACGAGGTCGTCGCGCTGACGGTGGACCTGTTGTGGCGCGGCCTGGCCGCGCTGATCGAGGGGGAACGATGA
- a CDS encoding BTAD domain-containing putative transcriptional regulator, protein MRFGVLGAVAAWRPDGTQVAVGGPRSRTLLALLALEAGRFVPAERLIDGMYGDYPPDGAANALQSQVSRLRTALKELAPVEFTAAGYRLVVEPDEVDVHAFESLAREGRTLLKNGEPARAASTLDEALALWRGPAFTDLADAPFAAARSTRLEELRADAADDRVEARLALGHAEDVLAELRETVAAQPLRERPRAQLVRALTAAGRPADALAAFEDARRTLADELGADPGPDLAEAHLAVLRGETERPAIPALPAQLTSFVGRDGELRQVAELLERSRLVTLTGPGGTGKTRLAVEIAAAEAGPVAFVELAPHSGPGVAGAVLGALGLRESTRGGPQDPADRLISALRDRAALLVLDNCEHVVDVAARLAARLLGACPGLRVLATSREPLGITGEQLAPVPRLAVPPPGTPAAEALAYPAVRLFADRAAASDPAFTVGEATIGDVQHICAALDGLPLALELAAARVRSLDLGEIAARLDDRFRLLARGSRTAEERHRSLRGVVEWSWDLLGDDERELARRLTVFPGGATLTAAAEVCGADADLLLELADKSLVEAVGGRFRMLETIRAFGAEKLAEAGETETFSRAHAEYFLRFAEEADPMLRTAAQLDWLDRIDAEYDNLLAALRWATEHDVTLALRLVPLLAMYWWMRGRRFEGAGLSLAVVSRTPPELREEYAEEFLVCVLGALSGAPHESLEQYLPLVRRYAADGDWAPRNPMLVMLLGVVVGPPGDDEELTGRGEGLLAAGDAWGWALLPTGMGLRAMMTGDLAGAEEGLREGATQFRALGERWGLSMALDHLSQLLTWRGEHDAALPLMDEALGLIHQIGATDDAADLICRRAWARLLSGDPAGACADYELAAATARRTGMPESRAAAYVGLANLARYEGDLAAARALGERALAECPGGSFAAETGRAMALISLGWLALAEGRRPEAARLHRSALLTGRQWHASDVVAFALEGLAGVAPPEQAATLLGAAAGVRGTSIAGDPDASSVRGRVVESLGTAGFERAYGTGLGMSAQKALEHSAVAVTPADGER, encoded by the coding sequence ATGCGATTCGGGGTGCTGGGGGCCGTCGCCGCGTGGCGTCCGGACGGCACGCAGGTGGCGGTGGGCGGCCCCCGGTCGCGAACCCTGCTGGCGTTGCTCGCCCTGGAAGCCGGCCGGTTCGTGCCGGCCGAGCGGCTGATCGACGGCATGTACGGGGACTACCCACCGGACGGCGCGGCCAACGCCCTCCAGTCGCAGGTCTCCCGGCTGCGGACGGCGCTGAAGGAGCTGGCGCCGGTCGAGTTCACCGCCGCTGGGTACCGCTTGGTCGTCGAACCGGACGAAGTGGACGTTCACGCTTTCGAAAGCCTTGCGCGCGAAGGCCGGACGCTGCTGAAGAACGGCGAGCCCGCCCGAGCGGCGTCCACCTTGGACGAAGCGCTGGCGTTGTGGCGCGGGCCCGCGTTCACCGACCTGGCCGACGCGCCGTTCGCCGCGGCCCGGTCCACCCGGCTCGAGGAGCTGCGGGCCGACGCGGCGGACGACCGCGTCGAAGCCCGGCTGGCCCTCGGGCACGCCGAAGACGTCCTCGCCGAGCTGAGGGAGACCGTCGCCGCGCAGCCGCTGCGGGAACGGCCGCGCGCGCAGCTCGTCCGCGCGCTCACCGCCGCGGGCCGGCCGGCCGACGCGCTGGCCGCGTTCGAAGACGCCCGCCGCACGCTGGCCGACGAGCTGGGCGCCGACCCTGGTCCAGACCTCGCCGAAGCCCACCTCGCCGTGCTTCGCGGCGAGACGGAGAGGCCGGCGATCCCCGCGTTGCCCGCGCAGCTGACCAGCTTCGTCGGGCGGGACGGCGAGCTGCGGCAGGTGGCCGAGCTGCTGGAGCGCAGCCGGCTGGTGACGCTGACCGGGCCGGGCGGCACCGGCAAGACGCGGCTGGCCGTCGAAATCGCCGCCGCGGAAGCCGGGCCGGTCGCGTTCGTCGAACTGGCCCCGCACAGCGGCCCCGGTGTCGCCGGGGCGGTGCTGGGCGCGCTCGGCCTGCGCGAGAGCACGCGCGGCGGCCCGCAGGACCCGGCCGATCGGCTGATCTCGGCCCTGCGCGACCGGGCGGCGCTGCTCGTGCTCGACAACTGCGAGCACGTCGTCGACGTCGCGGCCCGGCTGGCCGCGCGGCTGCTCGGCGCGTGCCCGGGGCTGCGGGTGCTGGCCACCAGCCGTGAGCCGCTCGGCATCACCGGCGAGCAGCTGGCGCCGGTGCCGCGGCTGGCCGTCCCGCCGCCCGGGACTCCCGCCGCGGAGGCGCTGGCCTACCCGGCGGTCCGGCTGTTCGCCGACCGCGCGGCCGCGAGCGACCCGGCGTTCACCGTCGGCGAGGCGACGATCGGCGACGTCCAGCACATCTGCGCGGCCCTCGACGGCCTGCCGCTGGCGCTGGAGCTGGCCGCGGCGCGCGTCCGGAGCCTGGACCTCGGGGAGATCGCGGCCCGGCTCGACGACCGGTTCCGGCTGCTCGCCCGCGGCAGCCGGACGGCCGAGGAGCGCCACCGCTCGCTGCGCGGGGTCGTCGAGTGGAGCTGGGACCTGCTCGGCGACGACGAACGCGAGCTCGCCCGGCGGCTGACGGTCTTCCCCGGCGGCGCGACGCTGACCGCGGCGGCCGAGGTCTGCGGGGCCGACGCCGATCTCCTTCTCGAGCTGGCCGACAAGTCGCTGGTCGAAGCCGTCGGCGGCCGGTTCCGGATGCTCGAGACGATCCGCGCGTTCGGCGCCGAGAAGCTCGCCGAAGCGGGCGAGACCGAGACGTTCTCCCGTGCGCACGCCGAGTACTTCCTGCGGTTCGCCGAAGAAGCCGACCCGATGCTGCGGACCGCGGCGCAGCTGGACTGGCTGGACCGGATCGACGCCGAGTACGACAACCTCCTGGCCGCCCTGCGCTGGGCGACCGAGCACGACGTCACGCTCGCGCTGCGGCTGGTGCCGCTGCTGGCGATGTACTGGTGGATGCGCGGACGCCGGTTCGAGGGCGCCGGTCTGTCCCTGGCCGTCGTCTCACGGACCCCGCCGGAGCTGCGCGAGGAGTACGCCGAGGAGTTCCTGGTGTGCGTGCTCGGGGCGCTGTCGGGGGCGCCGCACGAGTCGCTGGAGCAGTACCTGCCGCTGGTCCGGCGGTACGCGGCGGACGGCGACTGGGCGCCCCGCAACCCGATGCTGGTGATGCTGCTCGGCGTGGTCGTGGGCCCGCCCGGCGACGACGAAGAGCTGACGGGCCGGGGCGAGGGCCTGCTGGCGGCCGGGGACGCCTGGGGCTGGGCGCTGCTGCCGACGGGCATGGGCCTGCGGGCGATGATGACCGGCGACCTGGCCGGTGCCGAGGAAGGGCTGCGCGAGGGCGCGACGCAGTTCCGCGCGCTGGGCGAGCGGTGGGGCCTGTCGATGGCCTTGGACCACCTGTCCCAGCTGCTCACGTGGCGCGGCGAGCACGATGCCGCCCTGCCGCTGATGGACGAGGCGCTGGGGCTGATCCACCAGATCGGCGCGACCGACGACGCCGCCGACCTCATCTGCCGCCGCGCCTGGGCCCGCCTGCTTTCGGGCGACCCGGCCGGTGCCTGCGCGGACTACGAACTGGCGGCGGCGACGGCCCGCCGCACGGGCATGCCGGAGTCCCGCGCGGCCGCGTACGTAGGGCTGGCGAACCTGGCCCGGTACGAAGGTGACCTGGCCGCGGCCCGCGCGTTGGGCGAGCGCGCGCTGGCGGAGTGCCCTGGCGGCTCGTTCGCGGCGGAGACGGGCCGCGCGATGGCGCTGATCTCGCTCGGCTGGCTCGCCTTGGCCGAGGGCAGGCGGCCGGAAGCGGCCCGGCTGCACCGCTCGGCGCTGCTCACCGGACGGCAGTGGCACGCGAGCGACGTCGTGGCGTTCGCGCTGGAGGGCTTGGCCGGAGTGGCCCCGCCCGAGCAGGCGGCGACGCTCCTGGGCGCGGCGGCGGGAGTGCGCGGGACGTCGATCGCCGGCGACCCGGACGCCTCGTCGGTGCGAGGCCGGGTCGTCGAGTCGCTGGGGACGGCCGGGTTCGAGCGGGCCTACGGGACCGGCTTGGGCATGAGCGCGCAGAAGGCGCTCGAGCATTCGGCGGTCGCCGTCACCCCGGCTGACGGCGAGCGCTGA
- a CDS encoding DUF3558 family protein: MRMKWQVTVALAALTVASGCTVAVGGSAAPVPGQGPIVKAVDACSLLDEGQLDALGYEAKGRSVPENKDRNQTAMCLWNTKDDIEPSAILNVGYTTDIDFNEYIAGAVPKGEPQQIAGFSWRQYPSLLSDDCVLYALFGDKSFAYVSVSEPPIEKSCELAKTAIPQVAAHLPGGQDAPSITPTAPAKTEPGGPLLSADPCAMLKPDQVAQLKNISPTGEKDSSSTVPNATYCLWDDTDGDQGQKAFEVWFGPSTPMTDWPGVKGVTPLETVDVGGKKWGVYPNLGGLRVTCGAFLPITETSSVQVVSGFIGDDTKTCDVVKQGLPLVTANLPG; encoded by the coding sequence ATGCGCATGAAGTGGCAGGTCACGGTGGCCCTGGCGGCCCTGACCGTGGCGTCCGGCTGCACGGTGGCCGTCGGCGGTTCGGCGGCGCCGGTGCCGGGCCAAGGCCCGATCGTCAAGGCCGTCGACGCCTGCTCGCTGCTCGACGAGGGCCAGCTCGACGCGCTCGGCTACGAGGCCAAGGGCCGTTCGGTGCCGGAGAACAAGGACCGGAACCAGACGGCGATGTGCCTCTGGAACACCAAGGACGACATCGAGCCGTCGGCCATCCTGAATGTCGGCTACACGACGGACATCGACTTCAACGAGTACATCGCCGGGGCCGTCCCGAAGGGCGAGCCGCAGCAGATCGCCGGCTTCAGCTGGCGGCAGTACCCGTCGCTCCTCTCCGACGACTGCGTGCTGTACGCCCTCTTCGGCGACAAGTCGTTCGCGTACGTCAGCGTCTCCGAGCCGCCGATCGAAAAGTCGTGCGAGCTGGCCAAGACGGCCATCCCGCAGGTCGCGGCGCACCTGCCCGGCGGCCAGGACGCGCCGTCGATCACCCCGACGGCGCCGGCCAAGACGGAGCCGGGCGGGCCGCTGCTGTCGGCCGACCCGTGCGCGATGCTGAAGCCGGACCAGGTGGCGCAGCTGAAGAACATCTCGCCCACCGGGGAGAAGGACAGCTCCTCGACGGTCCCCAACGCGACCTACTGCCTCTGGGACGACACCGACGGCGATCAAGGCCAGAAGGCGTTCGAAGTCTGGTTCGGCCCGAGCACGCCGATGACCGACTGGCCGGGCGTGAAGGGCGTCACCCCGCTCGAGACCGTCGACGTCGGCGGCAAGAAGTGGGGCGTCTACCCGAACCTGGGCGGCCTGCGCGTGACCTGCGGCGCGTTCCTGCCGATCACGGAAACGTCGTCGGTGCAGGTGGTCAGCGGGTTCATCGGCGACGACACCAAGACGTGCGACGTCGTCAAGCAGGGCCTGCCGCTGGTGACGGCGAACCTGCCCGGTTAG
- a CDS encoding NAD-dependent epimerase/dehydratase family protein, with product MSDKKVLFTGAGGFIAAHVIPLLIEGGYTVRIFDNMTRGDRARVNEFVATGKVELVEKDVRYGGAVREAMRGCTHVIHFATVSINKSIADPHESIDINMIGNHNVFAAAADEGVERLVFASTASVYGEPKRLPMHEDDELKPLTPYCISKRAGEDLLGFYERQKGLSWNALRFFNVYGPGQKIEAYYTSVINHFIQRLRAGQPPIIDGRGDQSMDFVHVWDLARAVVAALESERANLPINIGTGIDTSIAALAKILIEAVGVDVEPLFNERDVLVSRRAADITRAREVLGWEPRITVEEGMRQLVEDSE from the coding sequence GTGTCCGACAAGAAGGTGCTCTTCACCGGGGCAGGTGGGTTCATCGCCGCGCACGTCATCCCGCTGCTCATCGAGGGCGGCTACACGGTGCGGATCTTCGACAACATGACCCGCGGCGACCGCGCCCGCGTCAACGAGTTCGTCGCCACCGGCAAGGTCGAGCTCGTCGAGAAGGACGTCCGCTACGGCGGTGCGGTGCGTGAGGCCATGCGCGGCTGCACGCACGTCATCCACTTCGCGACGGTGTCGATCAACAAGTCGATCGCCGACCCGCACGAGTCGATCGACATCAACATGATCGGCAACCACAACGTGTTCGCCGCGGCCGCCGACGAGGGCGTCGAGCGCCTGGTGTTCGCCTCGACCGCGTCGGTCTACGGCGAGCCGAAGCGCCTGCCGATGCACGAGGACGACGAGCTCAAGCCGCTCACGCCGTACTGCATCTCGAAGCGCGCCGGCGAGGACCTGCTCGGTTTCTACGAGCGCCAGAAGGGCCTGTCCTGGAACGCGCTGCGGTTCTTCAACGTGTACGGCCCCGGCCAGAAGATCGAGGCCTACTACACGTCGGTGATCAACCACTTCATCCAGCGCCTGCGCGCCGGCCAGCCGCCGATCATCGACGGCCGCGGCGACCAGTCGATGGACTTCGTGCACGTCTGGGACCTCGCGCGCGCGGTCGTCGCCGCGCTGGAGTCGGAGCGGGCGAACCTGCCGATCAACATCGGCACCGGCATCGACACGTCGATCGCGGCGCTGGCGAAGATCCTCATCGAGGCCGTCGGCGTCGACGTCGAGCCGCTGTTCAACGAGCGTGACGTGCTGGTCTCGCGGCGCGCCGCCGACATCACCCGCGCCCGCGAGGTGCTCGGCTGGGAGCCGCGGATCACTGTCGAAGAAGGCATGCGGCAGCTGGTCGAGGACTCAGAGTGA
- the lhgO gene encoding L-2-hydroxyglutarate oxidase: protein MRNVVVVGGGIVGLAVAWELTRRGLDVTVLEKESRWAAHQTGHNSNVVHAGLYYKPGSFKARMSVAGNRSIVDFARQYGVPVEVCGKLVVATDEKEIPALNTLAERAEANGVPAKKISPAEAREYEPEVACVAALRVESTGIIDFPGVCQALVRLLDEAGVDLRLNSPALAIRAGSDGGVEVATGEDVIVADGLVNCAGLHSDRVARLAGLTPSAKIVPFRGEYYELKPERRGLVKGLIYPVPDPTLPFLGVHLTRMLDGSVHAGPNAVLALRREGYRWADFSAKDVAEVAAFPGVWRLAKKYAFPTGLDEVRRSFSKKRFAASLARLVPAVTEDDIVRHGSGVRAQAMRRDGSLVDDFLIETARDQVHVLNAPSPAATSALEIARHIADQVSKD from the coding sequence GTGCGCAACGTGGTGGTCGTCGGGGGTGGAATCGTCGGTCTGGCCGTGGCCTGGGAGCTGACCAGGCGCGGGCTGGACGTCACGGTGCTGGAAAAGGAATCGCGCTGGGCGGCGCACCAGACCGGGCACAACTCGAACGTCGTCCACGCCGGGCTCTACTACAAGCCCGGGTCCTTCAAGGCACGCATGTCCGTCGCCGGGAACCGGTCCATCGTGGACTTCGCACGCCAGTACGGCGTGCCCGTCGAGGTCTGCGGGAAGCTCGTCGTCGCGACCGACGAGAAGGAGATCCCGGCGCTGAACACGCTCGCCGAGCGGGCCGAAGCCAACGGCGTCCCGGCGAAGAAGATCTCCCCCGCCGAGGCGCGCGAGTACGAGCCCGAGGTCGCCTGCGTCGCCGCGCTGCGGGTCGAATCCACCGGGATCATCGACTTCCCCGGCGTCTGCCAGGCGCTCGTCCGGCTGCTCGACGAAGCCGGCGTCGACCTCCGGCTGAACAGTCCCGCGCTGGCCATCCGCGCCGGGAGCGACGGCGGGGTCGAGGTCGCGACCGGTGAGGACGTCATCGTCGCGGACGGGCTCGTCAACTGCGCCGGGCTGCACTCCGACCGCGTCGCGCGGCTGGCCGGGCTGACCCCGTCGGCGAAGATCGTGCCGTTCCGCGGCGAGTACTACGAGCTCAAGCCCGAACGCCGCGGCCTGGTCAAGGGCCTGATCTACCCGGTGCCGGACCCGACGCTGCCGTTCCTCGGCGTGCACCTCACGCGGATGCTCGACGGCAGCGTGCACGCCGGCCCGAACGCCGTGCTCGCGCTGCGTCGCGAGGGCTACCGCTGGGCCGACTTCTCCGCGAAGGACGTCGCCGAGGTCGCGGCCTTCCCCGGCGTCTGGCGGCTCGCGAAGAAGTACGCGTTCCCGACCGGGCTCGACGAAGTCCGGCGCTCGTTCTCGAAGAAGCGGTTCGCGGCAAGCCTCGCCCGGCTCGTCCCGGCCGTCACCGAGGACGACATCGTCCGCCACGGCTCGGGCGTGCGCGCGCAGGCGATGCGCCGTGACGGCTCCCTCGTCGACGACTTCCTCATCGAGACCGCGCGCGACCAGGTGCACGTCCTGAACGCGCCGTCGCCGGCCGCGACGAGCGCGCTCGAGATCGCGCGCCACATCGCCGACCAGGTGTCGAAGGACTAA